The following proteins are encoded in a genomic region of Nicotiana sylvestris chromosome 4, ASM39365v2, whole genome shotgun sequence:
- the LOC104211508 gene encoding uncharacterized protein — MEGMSMNPGFSNHCPLSVKFNTSSQVRGKPFKFLNCLVNLKTFEGTVQRGWDSGKNRQTMLTVWNKLKKLKGLLKQMNKEKFSGIDSKIQDARERLESIQNQMRCPDKGKMQIELESTTKLELEKWLMVEESIMKLKSRVRWLNLGDSNTSYYHACMKNRQARNNISRLTDSNGDIMQSPEEVKAEILNFYRGLLGSSGRLITDNILMSNELVKGYGRKSTSLRCMLKIDMQNIYDSVEWRYIEQVLRSLNFPEIFVRWIMACISTVTYSVLINDKPTDPFEAKKGTQAEGDVQSVQILYQHFQKFSAASRLVANPNKICIYFGGVNQLTLQQIMQTLGYKKGELPFRYLGVPLSTKRLSAIQCEPLIEKMLHRIQNWTTKYLSYAGDAEPTKKDLIAWERLCSPKVAGGLNLIDVALWNEAVICQVVWNVEPKNASWTIQKIFQAKKYFTKAGMTENDVQLMEKCSIRGLYRSLQGVFQKENQTMQHIFFKCEITGKIWNSLLRWQGIQRSHNNWQDEITWMVKMTKGKSARAAICRMTLAVAVYHCWQERNFVIFQKKRKTATSLIKLIIQEVHIKAARFPYLDKVITTLN, encoded by the exons ATGGAAGGGATGTCTATGAATCCTGGATTCTCTAATCATTGCCCTCTTAGTGTGAAGTTTAATACAAGTAGCCAAGTTAGAGGGAAACCTTTCAAGTTCTTAAACTGCCTAGTAAACTTGAAGACCTTTGAAGGTACAGTGCAGAGGGGTTGGGACAGTGGAAAGAACAGACAAACAATGTTGACCGTTTGGAACAAACTTAAGAAGTTAAAAGGGTTACTGAAGCAGATGAATAAAGAGAAGTTCAGTGGCATTGATAGTAAAATACAGGATGCTAGAGAAAGATTAGAAAGTATACAGAACCAAATGAGATGTCCTGACAAAGGAAAAATGCAGATTGAATTGGAAAGTACTACTAAATTGGAGCTGGAGAAATGGTTAATGGTGGAGGAGAGTATTATGAAACTGAAGTCCAGAGTACGGTGGCTTAATTTGGGAGATTCTAATACATCTTATTATCATGCTTGTATGAAGAATAGACAAGCAAGGAACAATATTAGCAGGTTAACTGACAGTAATGGGGATATAATGCAAAGTCCTGAAGAGGTGAAGGCAGAAATTCTAAATTTTTATAGGGGATTACTTGGTAGTTCAG GAAGGCTGATCACAGATAACATTTTGATGAGTAATGAGCTAGTGAAAGGTTATGGAAGGAAGAGTACCTCTCTTAGATGTATGCTTAAGATTGACATGCAAAACATATATGATTCTGTGGAGTGGAGGTACATAGAACAAGTGTTAAGGTCACTGAATTTTCCAGAAATCTTTGTGAGATGGATAATGGCTTGCATCAGTACAGTGACCTACTCAGTTCTAATAAATGACAAACCAACAGATCCTTTTGAGGCAAAAAAAGGGACTCAGGCAGA AGGTGATGTGCAATCTGTGCAAATACTGTACCAGCATTTTCAGAAATTCTCTGCAGCATCAAGGCTGGTTGCTAATCCAAACAAGATTTGCATCTATTTTGGAGGGGTGAATCAGTTGACTCTGCAACAAATTATGCAGACTCTTGGTTATAAAAAAGGAGAATTGCCTTTCAGATATCTAGGGGTTCCATTGAGTACTAAGAGACTATCTGCTATACAATGTGAGCCACTAATTGAGAAAATGTTGCACAGAATTCAGAACTGGACAACAAAGTACTTATCATATGCAG GAGATGCTGAACCAACAAAGAAGGACTTGATAGCTTGGGAAAGACTTTGCTCACCTAAGGTTGCAGGGGGATTGAATTTAATAGATGTGGCTTTATGGAATGAAGCTGTTATTT GCCAAGTAGTGTGGAATGTAGAACCAAAGAATGCTTCCTGGACAATTCAGAAGATATTTCAGGCTAAGAAGTATTTCACTAAGGCTGGTATGACTGAAAATGATGTCCAGCTAATGGAGAAATGCTCAATCAGGGGACTCTACAGATCACTACAAGGTGTATTTCAAAAA GAAAATCAGACAATGCAGCATATATTTTTCAAGTGTGAGATTACAGGAAAGATATGGAATAGTCTGCTGAGATGGCAAGGGATTCAAAGATCACACAACAATTGGCAAGATGAGATTACATGGATGGTTAAGATGACTAAAGGTAAAAGTGCAAGAGCAGCTATATGCAGAATGACACTAGCAGTTGCAGTGTATCACTGCTGGCAGGAGAggaattttgtgatttttcagaAGAAGAGAAAGACAGCCACTTCGTTAATCAAGCTAATTATCCAGGAAGTGCACATAAAGGCAGCAAGATTCCCTTATCTGGATAAGGTGATAACTACTTTGAATTAG
- the LOC138890089 gene encoding uncharacterized protein: MKDGEVVAQLIEEDIVEENKKCNRALILYVVGNTPLIGAIERFINNQWASVQKPKVLFHNEGYFIVLLSTNEEKERVLMNGPYTINNRPVIMRQWSENFDLNEEVLRTIPLWIKFSNLPLNLWSNQVLSKIGSGLGKPIYANSCTAIAERISYAMILIEMDVTRSLPEKIKLCDPKGKVLEQIVHYDYKPTYCQKCCQLGHTCKDQMKLRHDEVRKMWKGSKCKNGGKLEHLILRLTKLMHKEDLLNSWWKK; encoded by the coding sequence ATGAAGGATGGTGAAGTAGTTGCACAACTGATAGAGGAAGACATTGTTGaggaaaataaaaaatgtaaTAGAGCATTAATATTATATGTGGTGGGGAATACACCTTTAATCGGTGCCATTGAAAGGTTTATCAATAATCAATGGGCAAGTGTGCAGAAACCAAAGGTGTTATTTCATAATGAGGGATATTTCATAGTCCTACTTAGTACTAATGAAGAGAAGGAGAGGGTACTAATGAATGGCCCCTATACAATTAACAATAGGCCAGTTATTATGAGACAATGGTCAGAAAATTTTGATTTGAATGAGGAAGTTCTGAGAACTATTCCCTTGTGGATcaagttttcaaatcttccacTTAACCTTTGGAGTAATCAAGTGTTAAGTAAGATAGGAAGTGGATTGGGGAAACCAATATATGCTAATTCTTGTACGGCTATTGCTGAGAGAATCTCATATGCAATGATTTTAATAGAGATGGATGTCACTAGGTCTTTACCAGAAAAGATAAAACTCTGTGATCCAAAAGGAAAGGTGTTGGAACAAATTGTGCACTATGACTATAAACCAACATATTGCCAGAAATGTTGCCAACTTGGCCATACATGCAAGGATCAAATGAAGCTGAGACATGATGAAGTGAGGAAAATGTGGAAGGGAAGCAAATGCAAGAATGGAGGAAAGTTAGAGCACTTGATCCTAAGGTTGACAAAATTGATGCACAAGGAAGATTTACTGAACAGCTGGTGGAAGAAGTAG